The proteins below come from a single Carnobacterium divergens DSM 20623 genomic window:
- the trhO gene encoding oxygen-dependent tRNA uridine(34) hydroxylase TrhO, producing MSKDYRVLLYYQYVAIEDGAEFAKEHLQFCKELGLKGRILVADEGINGTVSGTIEETQRYIDAMHADPRFAETVFKIDPENHDAFKKMFVRYRPELVSLNLEDDIDPLKLTGAYLSPKEFREAILDDDVVVIDARNDYEYDLGHFRGAVRPEIRSFRELPQWIRDNKEQFMEKRVVTYCTGGIRCEKFSGWLVREGFKDVGQLHGGIATYGKDPEVQGDLWDGQMYVFDERISVPINRKEHVIVGKDWFDGTPCERYVNCADPKCNRQILTSPENEAKYLRGCSHECRVSPENRYVKEQHLSIEEVEARLAEIGEKLPSNV from the coding sequence ATGTCAAAAGATTATCGTGTTTTACTTTATTACCAATATGTTGCGATTGAAGATGGTGCAGAATTCGCAAAAGAACACCTTCAGTTTTGTAAAGAATTAGGGCTTAAAGGCCGTATTTTAGTTGCCGATGAAGGAATCAACGGAACGGTTTCTGGTACAATAGAAGAAACACAGCGTTACATAGATGCGATGCACGCTGATCCACGTTTCGCTGAAACTGTTTTTAAAATTGATCCTGAAAATCATGATGCTTTCAAAAAAATGTTTGTTCGCTACCGTCCTGAGTTAGTTTCTTTAAACTTAGAAGATGATATTGATCCACTTAAATTAACAGGTGCCTACTTAAGTCCTAAAGAGTTTAGAGAAGCTATTTTAGATGATGATGTCGTTGTCATTGATGCCCGTAATGATTATGAATATGATTTGGGTCACTTTAGAGGAGCTGTTCGCCCTGAAATCCGCAGTTTCCGCGAATTGCCTCAGTGGATTCGTGATAACAAAGAACAATTTATGGAAAAACGTGTCGTTACTTATTGTACTGGTGGGATTCGCTGTGAGAAATTTTCCGGCTGGCTAGTCCGTGAAGGTTTTAAAGACGTTGGTCAATTACATGGTGGAATTGCTACTTATGGAAAAGATCCAGAAGTACAAGGCGATTTATGGGATGGTCAAATGTATGTCTTTGATGAACGAATTAGCGTTCCTATTAACCGTAAGGAACATGTTATCGTTGGGAAAGATTGGTTTGATGGAACGCCGTGTGAGCGCTACGTAAACTGCGCAGACCCTAAATGTAACCGTCAAATTTTGACTTCACCAGAAAATGAAGCGAAATATTTGCGTGGCTGTAGCCATGAATGTCGTGTTTCGCCTGAGAATCGTTATGTGAAAGAACAGCACTTAAGCATTGAAGAAGTCGAAGCTCGTTTAGCTGAAATTGGCGAAAAACTCCCTTCAAATGTTTAA
- a CDS encoding DNA-3-methyladenine glycosylase I, with protein sequence MERCAWAKKELDIRYHDEEWGNPHHSEASLFELLILETMQAGLSWSTILVKRENYREALDQFDYHKIASYSDEKVEELMNNAGIIRNRLKIKSIIKNAQAFIKVQKEWGSFDRYLWSFVDYQTIDNQFESIAEVPAQTELSNQLAKDLKKRGFSFIGPVTCYAFMQAAGLINDHTMNCSYRMAVNYDK encoded by the coding sequence ATGGAAAGATGTGCTTGGGCAAAAAAAGAGTTAGATATTAGGTATCATGATGAAGAGTGGGGAAACCCCCATCATTCGGAAGCCAGTTTGTTTGAGCTCTTAATTTTAGAAACGATGCAGGCAGGTTTGAGTTGGTCAACGATTTTAGTAAAACGTGAAAATTATCGTGAAGCGTTAGATCAGTTTGATTATCATAAAATAGCTAGTTATTCAGATGAAAAAGTAGAAGAATTAATGAATAATGCTGGAATTATTCGTAATCGTTTAAAAATAAAATCAATTATTAAAAATGCACAGGCTTTTATCAAGGTTCAAAAAGAGTGGGGAAGCTTTGATCGTTATTTATGGTCTTTTGTTGATTACCAAACGATTGACAACCAGTTTGAAAGCATTGCAGAAGTCCCAGCGCAAACGGAATTGTCTAATCAGCTAGCCAAAGATCTTAAAAAGAGAGGATTTTCTTTTATAGGCCCCGTTACGTGCTACGCATTTATGCAAGCAGCAGGATTGATAAATGATCACACAATGAATTGTTCCTATAGAATGGCAGTCAATTATGACAAATAA
- a CDS encoding C40 family peptidase: protein MNKKLMNIAILGTITFSSMILPIVSHADSVETQIQEQDSKINSLKSKSTSVQADLETVESSISNNEAKAKGLLKEIQAANSEMKQLDEDITTLTAKIDQRNDQLKEQARSVQVTGDSQNYLEFIISAESLSDVIGRIDVVGKMVSANRGLVQQQVADKEAVKTKKDETQKKVNQQNTLAGQLESTQSKLEKQKMEKEVVVAQLAADTATAEGDKAKFLAQKAEAEKQVAAFTAAKDESAKAVQLASATTKETADSSSNKNSSQDAPSSVPTPATNNPVAPSNPTPAAPTPVPEQPTKPVTPEKPVKPVDPPTPPSGGGASWSNLQAIANPLQGIPYSWGGTTTNGFDCSGFTQYVFARAGISIPRVASAQYAASTKVSNPQPGDLVFFSQSGGEIDHVGIYAGGSTFIGSQSSSGVAYANYAYYWDKFIVGYGRY, encoded by the coding sequence GTGAACAAGAAATTAATGAATATTGCCATCTTAGGAACAATCACATTTAGCTCAATGATTTTACCTATTGTTTCCCATGCAGATTCTGTCGAAACTCAAATTCAAGAACAAGATAGCAAAATCAACTCATTAAAATCTAAATCGACAAGTGTTCAAGCGGATTTAGAAACAGTTGAATCTTCAATTTCTAATAACGAAGCAAAAGCAAAAGGATTATTAAAAGAAATCCAAGCAGCGAATTCTGAAATGAAACAATTAGATGAAGACATTACAACATTAACAGCTAAAATTGATCAACGAAATGATCAATTAAAAGAACAAGCTCGTTCTGTTCAAGTAACTGGCGACAGTCAAAATTACTTAGAATTTATCATTAGTGCAGAATCTCTTTCTGATGTAATTGGCCGAATCGATGTTGTTGGCAAAATGGTTTCTGCTAACCGCGGTTTAGTTCAACAACAAGTAGCAGATAAAGAAGCAGTGAAAACAAAGAAAGATGAAACACAAAAGAAAGTCAATCAACAAAATACATTGGCTGGACAACTTGAATCAACACAAAGCAAGCTAGAAAAACAAAAAATGGAAAAAGAAGTAGTAGTTGCTCAATTAGCAGCAGATACTGCAACAGCTGAAGGCGACAAAGCTAAATTCTTAGCTCAAAAAGCAGAAGCTGAAAAACAAGTCGCTGCCTTTACTGCAGCGAAAGATGAATCAGCGAAAGCTGTTCAATTAGCATCTGCAACGACTAAAGAAACAGCTGATTCAAGTAGTAATAAAAATTCGAGTCAAGATGCACCTTCTTCTGTACCGACTCCAGCAACAAACAATCCAGTAGCTCCAAGTAATCCAACACCAGCAGCTCCAACGCCGGTACCAGAGCAACCAACTAAACCAGTAACACCAGAAAAACCGGTTAAACCAGTAGATCCTCCAACACCACCATCTGGTGGCGGTGCTTCATGGAGCAACTTACAAGCAATTGCCAATCCTTTACAAGGAATTCCTTATTCTTGGGGCGGAACAACAACAAATGGTTTTGACTGCTCAGGATTTACACAATATGTATTTGCAAGAGCAGGAATTTCAATTCCACGTGTTGCTTCAGCACAATATGCTGCTTCAACAAAAGTATCTAACCCACAACCAGGTGATCTAGTCTTCTTCTCACAATCAGGTGGAGAGATTGATCACGTAGGAATTTATGCAGGTGGTTCAACATTTATCGGCTCACAATCTTCATCAGGTGTTGCTTATGCGAACTACGCTTATTACTGGGATAAATTTATTGTAGGCTATGGCCGCTATTAA
- a CDS encoding Crp/Fnr family transcriptional regulator: protein MDSLYGKNTIKNLFGNEKLVDLILDNHTVKIKSEVIKVASKKTLIEENTIHDSFYFIKEGIFVLKKGNQIVDLIGESSVIGLYDLFIGEKSSLGVMSLTSAVLVKIKKEELLAILFSIQEGAIFHINYMHSTLNSLISHRNLLGLPLKKRILKVMEKIAINFGVEDQDYYYLPKEMTTRIVANYCNCNVNTITKIFKEFVAKEFLLSTSKPYILNRKKIEGYFSISKE from the coding sequence ATGGATAGTCTATATGGAAAAAATACGATAAAAAATCTATTTGGTAATGAAAAATTAGTCGATTTAATATTAGATAATCATACTGTTAAGATAAAATCGGAAGTAATTAAAGTTGCAAGTAAAAAAACATTAATTGAAGAAAATACGATTCATGATTCTTTTTATTTTATTAAAGAAGGAATATTTGTTTTAAAGAAAGGCAATCAAATTGTTGATTTAATTGGAGAATCGTCTGTAATCGGTTTGTATGATTTATTCATAGGTGAAAAATCTTCTTTAGGTGTAATGAGCTTAACTTCTGCTGTATTAGTGAAAATAAAAAAAGAAGAGTTATTGGCTATTCTTTTTTCAATTCAAGAAGGAGCAATTTTCCATATTAACTATATGCATAGTACCTTAAATAGTTTAATTTCACATCGAAATTTATTAGGTCTACCTCTAAAAAAACGAATTTTAAAAGTAATGGAAAAAATAGCGATTAATTTTGGAGTTGAAGACCAAGATTACTACTATCTTCCTAAAGAAATGACTACTCGTATTGTAGCAAATTACTGCAATTGCAACGTGAATACAATCACAAAAATTTTTAAAGAATTTGTTGCAAAGGAGTTTTTATTATCTACTAGTAAACCCTATATTTTAAATCGGAAAAAAATTGAGGGCTATTTTTCAATCTCTAAAGAATAA
- a CDS encoding WecB/TagA/CpsF family glycosyltransferase, with protein MRVKFLNCYVDDVGLMDSIMKIEGIIKRKKPSQHIVIYPSKINSMQKDLSLRLIVNKSPLITTDSSTILHASKLLKRPLKQRISTKLLFIELLKKCEEQGYRPYFLGSSNEVLEDVVNYVRITYPTLDISGYHNGYFSKKDTLKVVKEIQKSQSDILFVAFSSPKKEYWIDEYLGQLGIPFAMGVGANFDVLADEIKTKPIRRLSKKIRKLLVHSLFGNAFLLVHTLKARVKSLSQ; from the coding sequence ATGAGGGTGAAATTTTTAAATTGTTATGTAGATGATGTAGGATTAATGGATTCAATAATGAAAATTGAAGGAATTATCAAAAGAAAAAAACCTAGTCAACACATTGTGATCTATCCGAGTAAAATCAATTCAATGCAAAAAGATCTATCACTTAGATTAATCGTGAACAAATCCCCTTTAATTACTACAGATAGTTCAACCATTTTACATGCTAGTAAATTACTAAAGAGACCACTTAAACAGCGAATATCAACAAAACTATTGTTTATTGAGCTGTTAAAAAAGTGTGAGGAGCAAGGTTATCGTCCTTATTTTCTTGGATCAAGTAATGAAGTTCTTGAAGACGTAGTAAATTATGTGAGAATCACTTATCCGACACTTGACATCTCTGGTTATCATAATGGTTATTTTTCAAAGAAAGATACTTTAAAGGTTGTTAAAGAAATTCAAAAATCACAATCAGATATTTTATTTGTAGCGTTTTCCAGTCCCAAAAAAGAATATTGGATTGACGAATACTTAGGGCAATTGGGAATTCCTTTCGCAATGGGAGTAGGTGCTAATTTTGATGTACTAGCAGATGAAATTAAGACAAAACCAATCCGACGACTAAGTAAAAAAATAAGAAAACTACTTGTCCATAGCCTCTTTGGAAATGCGTTTTTATTAGTTCATACGCTAAAAGCAAGAGTAAAGTCATTAAGTCAATAA
- a CDS encoding nucleotidyltransferase family protein, translating to MKNQQDLMNCISNNPELMTILIIVEELHLPQACLCAGTIRSTIWNHLSTKKNYLSNDLDIIFFDPNVSYESTLLIQDQLQQKYPFYQWELRNQYDMHQHNPNTAPYLSVEDAISKFPETCTAIGIRTQKGELELIAPYGVSDLIHFKVVPTPYYQTDPERMAIFKQRLRQKDWKKTWPNLTLYLN from the coding sequence ATGAAAAATCAACAAGATTTAATGAACTGTATTTCAAATAATCCTGAGTTAATGACTATTCTAATAATTGTCGAAGAATTGCATTTGCCACAAGCTTGCCTTTGTGCTGGAACAATTCGAAGTACCATCTGGAATCATTTATCAACTAAAAAAAATTACTTATCCAATGATCTTGATATCATTTTTTTTGATCCAAACGTATCCTATGAATCCACTCTTCTAATTCAAGATCAGCTTCAACAAAAGTATCCTTTTTATCAATGGGAACTGAGAAACCAGTATGATATGCACCAACACAATCCTAATACCGCTCCCTATTTGTCTGTCGAAGATGCGATTAGTAAATTTCCAGAAACCTGTACAGCTATCGGAATTCGAACACAAAAAGGAGAACTTGAACTGATTGCGCCTTATGGTGTTTCTGATTTAATTCATTTTAAAGTAGTACCTACACCTTATTATCAAACAGATCCTGAAAGAATGGCGATTTTCAAACAACGATTGCGACAAAAAGATTGGAAGAAAACCTGGCCCAATTTAACACTTTACTTGAATTGA
- a CDS encoding M3 family oligoendopeptidase produces the protein MTYHINWDLDSIFPGGSTSAALQEKITLLHTQLEELTTQVQAWEFNQDQTNTSQFSAILALEEKISMGLTQAFSFIEAVQSADVSDKNAGTVTGQLLELNSQFQTIHTILVKKLVLISEDKWQELLQIPSFKAIAFSLNETREDGKELLSEAEEALINALSIDGFQGWSDHYDSLVATIEIPFEEKDGSVSLLSAGQAFNKMSDDPDSAVRKQLFKKWEDAWTKKAPLFADTLNHLAGFRLANYKAHHTTDFLKKPLRYNRMKKETLDAMWQAVSDHKKPFVDYLNQKAKLFGKTQLSWEDIDAPVIIGSNKAQVYPFDQGADFIVANFRKFSTKMADFAQYAFDHSWIEAEDRSGKRPGGYCTGFPESKESRIFMTYSESPSDVSTLAHELGHAFHSDVMKDLPILNQDYAMNVAETASTFAEMIVADATVKEATTTEEKIMLLDTKISSSIAMFLNIHARFIFESNFYKERQAGIVSEERISELMEEAQKEAFKDSLSQYHPHFWASKLHFFISDVPFYNFPYTFGYLFSLGIYARSLEEGADFEDKYIALLKDTASMTTEELAMKHLDVDLTKSDFWVAGIKLMEADVQEFIELTNNL, from the coding sequence ATGACTTATCATATTAATTGGGATTTAGATTCAATTTTCCCCGGAGGAAGCACCTCTGCCGCATTGCAAGAAAAGATTACACTATTACACACTCAGCTAGAGGAACTAACAACCCAGGTACAAGCTTGGGAATTTAACCAAGATCAGACAAATACTTCTCAATTCTCAGCTATTTTAGCTTTAGAAGAAAAAATTTCAATGGGGCTAACTCAGGCTTTTAGTTTTATTGAAGCCGTTCAATCCGCCGATGTCTCTGATAAAAATGCAGGCACTGTTACAGGTCAATTATTAGAGTTAAATAGCCAATTTCAAACGATCCATACAATTTTAGTCAAAAAATTAGTTCTTATTTCTGAGGATAAATGGCAAGAATTACTCCAAATCCCTTCATTTAAAGCTATCGCTTTTAGTCTAAATGAAACAAGAGAAGACGGAAAAGAATTATTAAGCGAAGCCGAAGAAGCTTTAATCAACGCTTTAAGTATCGATGGTTTCCAAGGTTGGAGCGACCATTACGACAGTTTAGTTGCAACGATTGAAATTCCTTTTGAAGAAAAAGATGGTTCGGTTTCTCTTCTTTCTGCTGGACAGGCATTCAATAAAATGAGTGATGATCCTGATAGCGCTGTTCGGAAACAATTATTTAAAAAATGGGAAGACGCCTGGACAAAAAAAGCGCCATTATTTGCAGATACTTTAAATCATTTAGCTGGTTTTCGATTAGCCAACTACAAAGCTCACCATACAACAGACTTTTTAAAGAAACCTTTGCGTTATAATCGAATGAAAAAAGAAACTTTAGATGCGATGTGGCAAGCAGTAAGTGATCATAAAAAACCATTTGTTGACTATCTGAATCAAAAAGCAAAACTTTTTGGAAAAACACAATTATCATGGGAAGACATTGATGCGCCAGTCATTATTGGCTCAAACAAAGCACAGGTTTATCCTTTTGATCAAGGTGCTGATTTCATCGTTGCCAACTTTAGAAAATTCAGTACAAAAATGGCTGATTTTGCACAATACGCCTTCGACCATTCTTGGATTGAAGCAGAAGATCGTAGTGGAAAACGCCCTGGCGGTTACTGTACAGGTTTCCCTGAAAGTAAAGAATCACGAATTTTTATGACGTATTCAGAATCTCCAAGTGATGTCTCAACGTTGGCTCATGAGCTAGGTCATGCCTTCCATTCTGACGTGATGAAAGACTTGCCAATCCTCAACCAAGATTATGCGATGAACGTTGCTGAAACAGCCAGTACATTTGCTGAAATGATTGTTGCAGATGCTACTGTCAAAGAAGCTACAACAACTGAGGAAAAAATCATGCTCTTAGATACAAAAATTTCAAGTAGCATCGCGATGTTTTTAAATATTCATGCTCGCTTTATTTTTGAATCTAATTTTTACAAGGAGCGCCAAGCTGGAATCGTCTCTGAAGAGCGTATTTCTGAATTGATGGAAGAAGCTCAAAAAGAAGCTTTCAAAGATTCCTTAAGTCAGTACCATCCGCATTTTTGGGCTAGCAAGTTGCACTTCTTTATTTCAGATGTGCCATTCTACAACTTCCCTTATACCTTTGGCTATTTATTCAGTTTAGGAATCTACGCTCGGTCGTTAGAAGAAGGAGCCGATTTTGAAGATAAGTATATCGCCTTATTAAAAGATACTGCTTCAATGACAACAGAAGAGCTAGCGATGAAACACCTTGACGTCGATTTAACAAAGTCTGATTTTTGGGTTGCGGGAATCAAACTAATGGAAGCAGATGTACAAGAATTTATTGAGTTAACCAATAATCTTTAA
- a CDS encoding DUF7649 domain-containing protein: MSHNFKLFLLIEGVLALSMLSSIVTRPLLLLVIIGSFIVMTLAKRTQNSQLGKIAWYTGVGTLVYGAFISGAFALMLIVALIWLLVFGLDELRQQANRRI; the protein is encoded by the coding sequence ATGAGTCATAATTTTAAACTATTTTTATTAATTGAAGGTGTGTTAGCATTGTCAATGCTTTCAAGTATTGTAACAAGACCGCTATTATTACTAGTTATTATCGGAAGTTTTATTGTAATGACGTTAGCAAAGAGAACTCAAAATAGTCAGTTGGGGAAAATTGCTTGGTATACAGGCGTAGGTACGTTAGTTTATGGAGCCTTTATTTCAGGAGCATTTGCACTCATGTTAATTGTTGCATTAATCTGGCTGCTTGTATTTGGATTAGACGAGTTACGTCAACAAGCGAATCGTAGAATTTAA
- a CDS encoding VanZ family protein — MKKKTSSKENLFILLAILIMGILFYSSSQPYSKQTVAPMLETLLKNEPLKDLLSTVHFNYAGSEVSIATKGYSHFVEFFIRKGAHFGTYFLLGLFWFLGLKDKMRSTELAFLISWLLAAGYAAFDEFHQSFTAERTPLFQDVILDSVGALTGILIVYLFVRLRKNRKRK; from the coding sequence ATGAAGAAAAAAACATCCTCAAAAGAAAATCTTTTTATTCTTTTGGCTATTTTAATTATGGGGATTCTCTTTTATAGTTCATCACAACCTTATAGTAAGCAAACAGTAGCACCAATGCTAGAAACGTTATTGAAAAATGAGCCATTAAAAGATCTTTTGAGTACGGTTCATTTTAATTACGCAGGAAGTGAAGTTAGTATTGCTACGAAAGGTTATTCACATTTTGTCGAATTTTTTATTCGAAAAGGTGCACATTTTGGCACGTATTTTTTACTTGGCCTCTTTTGGTTTTTAGGTTTAAAAGACAAGATGCGTTCAACTGAATTGGCATTTTTAATTTCTTGGCTGTTAGCAGCAGGGTATGCTGCATTTGATGAATTTCACCAGAGCTTTACAGCAGAACGAACGCCTCTATTTCAAGATGTTATTTTAGATAGTGTGGGGGCTTTAACCGGTATTTTAATTGTCTATCTTTTTGTTCGCTTGAGAAAAAATAGAAAACGCAAATAA
- a CDS encoding dihydrofolate reductase family protein, with protein sequence MKRSVILYIAASLDGKIAKKNGDLNWLYQTENDGDNGYYAFMKQVDTTIMGRTTYDEVLGFDVPFPYDDYENYVVTSHAPKEGHPEVTFVDGDIVHLVENLKEKEGKDIFLIGGGNLIAQFLEKDLVDELILSIAPVLIGEGVPLFSGNYLEKRFKLSELRQYKDLVQMHYVAE encoded by the coding sequence ATGAAACGTTCGGTAATTTTATATATTGCAGCTTCTCTTGATGGGAAAATTGCTAAAAAGAATGGCGATTTGAACTGGTTGTATCAAACTGAAAATGATGGCGATAATGGGTACTATGCTTTTATGAAGCAAGTAGATACAACCATTATGGGGCGAACTACTTATGACGAAGTCTTAGGATTTGATGTACCCTTTCCATATGATGACTATGAAAATTACGTTGTAACCAGTCACGCACCAAAAGAAGGGCATCCAGAAGTTACTTTTGTTGATGGTGATATTGTACATTTAGTTGAAAACTTAAAAGAAAAAGAAGGGAAAGATATCTTTTTAATTGGTGGCGGAAATTTAATCGCTCAATTTTTAGAAAAAGATTTAGTTGATGAACTGATTCTTTCCATTGCACCGGTTTTAATCGGAGAAGGCGTTCCCTTATTTTCTGGCAATTATTTAGAAAAACGTTTTAAATTAAGTGAGCTAAGACAATACAAAGATCTTGTCCAAATGCATTATGTAGCTGAATAA
- a CDS encoding YebC/PmpR family DNA-binding transcriptional regulator, whose translation MSGHSKWSNIQGRKNAQDAKRGKIFQKISREIYMAVKSGGPDPGINPQLRMMIDKAKAANMPNDNVKRAITKGSQTGEGEHYDEITYEGYGPNGIAVLVHTLTDNRNRTATNVRVAFNKNGGSIGETGSVGYMFDRKGYLAIERAGLDVDEDTMLLSVLEAGGEELETSEEVFEIYTDPTDFTTVRDALEAEGYKLAQAEITMVPQTTAALPADKAELFQTMLDKLEDDDDVSEVFHNAEM comes from the coding sequence ATGTCAGGACATTCAAAATGGAGCAACATCCAAGGACGTAAAAATGCACAAGATGCTAAACGTGGTAAAATTTTCCAGAAAATATCAAGAGAAATTTATATGGCCGTTAAAAGTGGTGGACCTGACCCTGGTATCAACCCGCAATTGCGTATGATGATTGATAAAGCTAAAGCTGCGAATATGCCAAATGACAATGTAAAAAGAGCGATCACAAAGGGAAGTCAAACAGGCGAAGGCGAGCACTATGATGAAATCACTTATGAAGGATATGGTCCAAATGGAATTGCGGTTTTAGTTCATACTTTAACAGATAATCGCAACCGAACTGCAACCAATGTTCGAGTAGCCTTTAATAAAAATGGTGGTTCAATTGGTGAAACCGGATCTGTGGGGTATATGTTTGATCGTAAAGGCTATCTAGCGATTGAACGAGCAGGCTTAGATGTGGACGAAGATACAATGTTGCTGAGCGTTTTAGAAGCAGGTGGTGAAGAGTTGGAGACGAGTGAAGAGGTTTTCGAAATTTATACAGATCCAACTGATTTTACAACCGTACGGGATGCACTTGAAGCAGAGGGATACAAACTTGCTCAAGCTGAAATCACGATGGTTCCTCAAACAACCGCAGCATTACCTGCAGATAAAGCTGAGTTGTTTCAAACAATGTTAGATAAATTGGAAGATGACGATGATGTTTCAGAAGTCTTTCATAATGCTGAAATGTAA
- a CDS encoding YitT family protein has product MTKKQILNLVKIIVGAFIFSLAVNVFALPNKLGEGGVTGLTMVLYYLFAWAPALTNLLFNSVLLVIGYKYLDKSTVYLTILAVAIFSFFLRVTESWHFLTDQTIIAAITAGTLMGTGMGLIMLGGGTTAGSAILAKLANKYLGWNTSYALLFFDLIVVVPSAFVIGLQNMLFTIVSLYVSTKVLDFLLEGFNPKKSITIISDQHDLIARDIEKELERGITVFHGHGYYFKQNKDILYTVVSRQQLLQVTKIVNKYDPKAFFIINDVQSVEGEGFTKQITSE; this is encoded by the coding sequence ATGACAAAAAAACAGATTTTAAATTTAGTAAAGATTATAGTAGGAGCTTTTATTTTTTCTCTTGCTGTAAATGTTTTTGCTTTGCCAAATAAACTTGGTGAAGGTGGAGTAACAGGTTTAACGATGGTTCTTTATTATTTATTTGCTTGGGCACCAGCCTTAACAAACCTGTTATTTAATAGTGTTTTACTAGTAATTGGTTATAAATATTTGGATAAAAGTACTGTTTATTTAACCATTTTAGCAGTCGCTATTTTTTCATTCTTTTTACGAGTGACAGAAAGCTGGCATTTTTTGACCGATCAAACGATTATTGCAGCCATCACCGCAGGAACTTTGATGGGGACAGGAATGGGCTTGATTATGTTAGGTGGCGGCACTACTGCTGGAAGTGCTATTTTAGCGAAGCTAGCGAATAAGTACTTAGGTTGGAATACAAGCTATGCCTTGTTATTTTTCGACTTGATTGTTGTGGTTCCATCGGCTTTTGTTATTGGACTTCAAAATATGTTATTTACAATCGTTTCGCTATACGTATCTACAAAAGTCCTGGACTTCTTATTGGAAGGCTTTAATCCTAAAAAATCTATTACCATTATCTCAGATCAACATGATTTAATTGCTCGAGATATTGAAAAAGAATTAGAACGCGGCATCACTGTTTTTCATGGTCATGGCTATTATTTCAAACAAAATAAAGATATTTTATATACGGTTGTTAGCCGTCAACAATTATTACAAGTCACTAAGATTGTCAATAAGTATGACCCAAAAGCCTTTTTCATCATTAATGATGTTCAAAGTGTCGAAGGGGAAGGTTTTACGAAACAAATTACGAGTGAATAA
- a CDS encoding YeiH family protein, whose product MNTIKSYFPGLLLASCVALISKGIALIFPSLGAATFAILIGIFLGNTFFKSSIYANGTKFSESNLLAYSIVLLGGTITFQTISLLGGHGLLFIMLQMTGTIFAAIYLGRKLAFSQNIRLLMASGNAVCGSSAIASTAPVIDANEEDRGLTITIVNLMGTVLMLILPLISLFLYQQDTLKSSALIGGVLQSVGQVVASGSMVNPEILAMATIFKIVRILFLVVVVYAFGHYKQKTTTTIQKQSSKKMVKIPWYVIGFFIVCFFRSIGFIPEFASSLMHSISSWFEIIALAGIGLRLNFSHLLKQGNRLIVYGLTLGTVQVLLAMALILLLF is encoded by the coding sequence ATGAATACAATCAAATCTTATTTCCCTGGGCTATTGTTAGCCAGTTGCGTTGCTTTAATCAGTAAAGGAATTGCTCTTATTTTCCCTAGCTTAGGGGCTGCAACATTTGCGATTTTAATTGGTATTTTTTTAGGGAATACTTTTTTTAAAAGTTCAATTTATGCAAATGGTACAAAATTTTCAGAAAGTAATTTGTTAGCTTATTCCATCGTGCTACTTGGCGGCACGATTACCTTTCAAACAATTTCATTATTAGGTGGACATGGTCTTTTATTTATTATGCTTCAAATGACTGGAACGATTTTTGCAGCGATCTATTTAGGGAGGAAACTCGCTTTTTCACAAAACATTCGACTATTAATGGCTAGTGGAAATGCAGTATGTGGCTCATCAGCAATCGCTTCTACTGCTCCTGTCATTGATGCTAACGAAGAAGATCGAGGCCTGACAATTACTATTGTGAATTTAATGGGAACTGTTTTAATGTTAATTTTGCCATTAATCAGTCTCTTCTTGTATCAGCAAGATACCTTAAAAAGCTCAGCTTTAATTGGTGGCGTTTTACAATCTGTTGGCCAAGTAGTTGCTAGTGGCAGCATGGTTAATCCTGAAATTTTAGCAATGGCAACGATTTTTAAAATTGTTCGGATTTTATTTTTAGTTGTCGTTGTTTACGCTTTTGGACACTACAAACAAAAAACAACTACAACGATTCAAAAGCAATCCTCAAAAAAAATGGTGAAGATTCCTTGGTATGTAATTGGTTTTTTTATAGTTTGCTTCTTTCGCAGTATTGGTTTTATCCCTGAATTTGCAAGCTCTTTGATGCATAGCATCAGTAGTTGGTTTGAAATTATTGCCCTTGCAGGAATTGGCTTACGCTTAAATTTTAGTCATTTATTAAAACAAGGCAACCGCTTGATTGTCTATGGTTTGACTCTTGGAACGGTACAAGTTTTGCTTGCTATGGCGCTGATTTTACTTCTGTTTTAA